The DNA sequence ATTCGTACGATGATTTCATCCAACTTCGTTTAGTTTGCAAGCAATGGAGCTTGAAACTTCCAGATATCTCCAGCGAGATTTTGTGGCTGGTGGTACCTGAAGAATCTTCCAGTACTCATATTTATGAAGACGAGGAGATCTACCATCTCATGAACTTACCTATTGCTGATGAAGTACCGCTTGATATTCAGTCTCTTGATGAAGACGAGATCCACCATCTCAAGCTACCAGAGATGCAGAACAAATTGATCCGTGGTTCTTTTGGTGGATGGTTGATCGTCCTGGATATGTACCAATGTTCGATGTATATGTTAAATGCATTTACAAAGGTCCGTTTAGATCTTCCTCCACTATCAACTTTTCCGGATATAATTGACTACAATCCTAACAATTATGGCTTTGAATATACTGTTTGGAATTGGTATAATGACAATGGGGATAATTTGCGGATATCGAGGAGTTTCAAAAATAGTACCCAGGTTTGGAAGGTTATTATAAATTCATGTCCTAGCAATGACAATAAAGATTTTTTGGCAGTGGCCATATATGGACCTCGTTGTACATTAGCCTTTTACAAACCAAATGATAAGAGATGGTTAGATCTTTTAACTAGAAAACCGTCGTTTCATGATGTCATATCGTTTCATGATGTCATATTTTTTGGAGAGAAGATATATGCAGTAGACGAAGATGGCCAGCTATACGAATTTGATACAAACACAAAATCAGGGCCTGCAGGTGGTATTCATGAAGCCAAACCTCCCTCTGATGCTGCGGTGGGTCCTTACCAGCTTAAATATTTGGTTGGGTGTGCTAACGGAAGTTTATTGATGTTGGCGAGACATTTTATGCCTGTAAGTCACTGGACTTCCAAATTTGATATCTATGAATTAAAGAAGAATGCAAAAGAATGGTCCAGACTAGATAGTTTGAAAAATTACGTACTGATGATTGGACTCAACTCTTCTGTTCAAATGCTGCCTGCAAGTCTTCAAACCAAAGGAAATCAAATCTACTTTACAGATAACCTATTAGAATTGAAACCGTACCGTGCCGAATATCAAGATATTGGCATCTTCAACTTGGACCGTGGAAGTTGTCATTTTCTATTATGCGAAGAAAAGTTCATGTGTCCTCCTGTCTGGTGTTATTCTAGCTCATTTCTTtagtgtttttattattattttaaaagatcaTTATTTGCAGTGTGTTTGTTCTtccttatattaaaattttaatgaaaacatGTTTATCTCCATTTTGTTATTATTCAGTACTGCTATTTAGACTtgtaatttctctctcttcactttatagtttattttaagaaaaatattaaaagattagtATAGGATTCGATAGTGTTACCTTTGGATCGTTAAATGGTCCACAACAAAAGATGTttattaagttttttaataactgttaaataatttttatttaattttaattataaattaattttttatatattatttaattataaaatttattttttattttataaattattattttattatttatttatcatgtttattaatagtaaaaaataaaaataataacgaattagatcttcctttaattataataaatattttggtAATTCTAATCAATTAGAATTTTGTCCTTGATTTGTTACCTCAGTAAACGCTAATTGATTGAATTTTGTAAGGCATATGAGTTTTTTTCTAATTCAATTGATTGTTTGTGTTATCCAATCTatttcacaattcaattgattgtTTGTCTTCAAAGTAATATGGAttttcacaattcaatcgattgaattgtgcatTGCGTTATATATTACGCTATTCTAAATTTTTCtgcttgtattaattaattattgtggTGTTTATTTCGGTACGGCAATAAATTTATACGTACCAGTACAATAAAAATATGATCAAATTAAAACATGACATGTGGATTATGTTTTTCacgttaataattaattttttttaaaaattgagttGGAGATTCACCaactaaaaggaaaattaaatgtCATGAAGCACATGGAAGATGATGGAGATTCTAAAGTTTTGAATGTGATGGATATTTTATATAACGAATTAAGAGATAAGGAACAGTCACTTCGAGAGATAGGGACATTGAACCAAGCACTAATTGTTAAAGAGCGTAAGAGCAACGATGAGCTGCAGGATGCTCGAAAAGTATTGATTAGTGTAAGTTTTTTGTTTTCCCTGATAAGCGCATATTGAAAAGTATTCCaaagtgcatatttttttttttgaactacaCTGTAAGCGCATCTGTTCAATCAGGTTCTGTTTTTTTAATACTTTGATATCTGATTTCTTGGCTATCATTGGAATATGACCCGGTCATTTTATAAACACAGGTTTTGCTTGTTGTCAGCTCAATAAATTCTTATATGAATCAGATAAGATATTAACTGATTGATGAAACTATCCTGTATGAACCACaatgaaagaaataaaattttctttggaGATGAAATACACTTTGTTTTAAATTAAGGTTTCTTTTATAGTgcattctttctctcttttttttttccaaaagtttAATTTATTCAGTTAGAAATCAAGGTAACAAAGTAACTCCATTAAAGTCAAAACTTATTTATTTGATATCTAATTAAAATGTCGCCCAATTGATTATTTCTAATTCATAGGTCTCTAAAACTGTACCTATAGAAGAGACCAGCAATGCTGGCTTGTAATGGTGCAACAGTCATATTGTGACGATATTCAGTTCTCGTCTGTTACCTGACTTGTGGCTCATGGATTTTTATGCTCTGAACATTGAAACTTCCTTTCCTTTCTCCATGGtttcttatattttaaatgtttcaGGGAGTTAAAGACGTGTACTCGTGGCAATATTGGTGTGAGGAGAATGGGGGAACTTGATATTAGACCGTTCGTTGAATTTATGAGGGAAAAGATATAATGATGAGGAAGCAGAAGAGAGAGCTTTAGAACTGTGTTCATTGTGGGAAGAGTATCTTAAGGACCCAGACTGGCATCCCTTTAAAATCAGCACAAGTGATGGGAAACATCAGGTGCGCCTTTGCTAATCTTATAGAtctattgaaatattttttttcttgatatCGCTCTTCAGTCTTAATAgaatattttatctttcttttacaGTTTTGCTAAAGGGAATTTGTTAAGGTGTTTAATGTAAAAATAActtattataaaaactaaaactttGTAGTTTCCAATGCTTTTATAGTGTATTTATTGAAGaactttttttaaagatttatacTCTATGTAACCCAATAGCCTTCGTTTATTAGCATTCCATTTATCCCATTATTTTATTGATGGATGAAGATAATAAATATCCATGATAGCTGCTTTGCTTGAAACAGCAGATGAAGAAGAAGCTTTGATTCATGTACCATAAGGGTTGTTTGTGAATTGCGTTTGGAAGAGAAGGGAGGGGACGGGAAAGCTTGTCGTGTAAATTTTACACCCTTCAAAACCCTTCCTTCCCCATAGCCATCCAACCTCTAGGTTTATCTTTCCCCTTCAAATTTGGCATGTGCTGCTATGCTTTATCTTTTCCCATTATATT is a window from the Arachis hypogaea cultivar Tifrunner chromosome 17, arahy.Tifrunner.gnm2.J5K5, whole genome shotgun sequence genome containing:
- the LOC114924002 gene encoding probable F-box protein At4g22165; amino-acid sequence: MGDDIDGWANIHDYILKEIAEHFYSYDDFIQLRLVCKQWSLKLPDISSEILWLVVPEESSSTHIYEDEEIYHLMNLPIADEVPLDIQSLDEDEIHHLKLPEMQNKLIRGSFGGWLIVLDMYQCSMYMLNAFTKVRLDLPPLSTFPDIIDYNPNNYGFEYTVWNWYNDNGDNLRISRSFKNSTQVWKVIINSCPSNDNKDFLAVAIYGPRCTLAFYKPNDKRWLDLLTRKPSFHDVISFHDVIFFGEKIYAVDEDGQLYEFDTNTKSGPAGGIHEAKPPSDAAVGPYQLKYLVGCANGSLLMLARHFMPVSHWTSKFDIYELKKNAKEWSRLDSLKNYVLMIGLNSSVQMLPASLQTKGNQIYFTDNLLELKPYRAEYQDIGIFNLDRGSCHFLLCEEKFMCPPVWCYSSSFL